The nucleotide window TCCGCCGTAGCCGGGTGCCTCTGGCAGTTTGTGTTTTTTGATTTTAAAGTCATTCCATCCCAGTTCCATGACACCGTCTGTACCGATGAGGCGAGTGTATTCGCCACCGCCGCTGCCGTCAGCGAAGTTGACACGGAGAGTCATCTGAAATGCAGGATGTTCTTTGGTTTCAGGGTAATCGAAGATGGCTACGACTACGTCAGGCACATCACGACCATCTTTCCATTGTACCAGGTTGCCACTGGCATAGATGCTGGTAGGGCCCAGAGAGCCGGTGATGAAGTGTAGTCCGGAGATCAGGTGAACGAACAGATCACCGGGGATGCCGGTGCCGTAAGCCTGATAGTTACGCCAGCGGAAGAAACGTTTAGCGTCAAATGGTACTTTGGCCGTATCCTTCAGGAAGGTATCAAAATCAACGGTGGCAGGCGAAGCATCGGTTGGTATGGAGTATTGCCAGGCGCCAAGTGCACTGTGACGGTCCATGCGGGCCTCCACGATATTGAGCTGTCCTATTTCACCTGCCTGGTAACGTTTGCGTGCTTCTGCCAGCATTACACTGCTTACCCGCTGGCTGCCCACCTGAAATACCGCTTTGGTACGTTGCTGGGTAGCAATTACTTTATGTCCTTCTTCAATCTGCTGCACCATTGGTTTCTCACAATACACTGCTTTGCCAGCTTCCATGGCAGCAATAGAGATGGTATCATGCCAGTGGTCGGGAGTAGCTACGATGATGGCATCGATGTCTTTACGGTGCAACAGTTCGCGGTAATCGCGGGTAGTGTATACGTTAGGACCATATACTTCCTTCACGCGGGTCAGGTGTCCGCTATACAGATCCGCAGCGGCTACCAGCTCCACACCGGGTACTTTCAGAGCGGTGTCTACATCTCCAAAACCCATGATGCCCATACCTACGCAGGCAATGCGAATCTTATCGTTGGCTGAATAATGATTGTCCGGCTGCAACAAGGTTACCTGTTCGCGTTCTTTGGCCAGAGCGGCCAGTTGACCCACACCCAGCAGTGCTGCAGTACTGCTTATATGCTTGATAAATTTCCTACGGGATTGATCTGACATATTAAAAGGTTTTTAAAAGGAGTTCCATAATAATAAAAAAAATCAGGAATTACCTAAACGAATTACAAGCGGTAAATAGGCTGTTTTTATGGCCTGCAGCAAGGCTTCAGTCGGTATAACAAAACTTAATGCAAACTTCATAATTCCTTCATAAAGACTTAATGCCTTCTATAGTGCACTACTGCTGGAAGAGCGGTTATTTCGCCGGTAAAACTCAGACTGTAGCATGAAAACATTTTTACCACTATTTATTTTTATCATGTTGGGAATCGGAGCCATCGCTCAAACGACAACCGGCGTGAAAGGAAATGTAACAGACAAACAAACGGGGCAGCCATTGACCGGCGCTTCGGTGAAACTGAAGAACGAGCATTACAGTGCTACCAGCACCACTGGTCTGGATGGAAGTTTCATCTTCCGTAATGTTCCCGCAGGTGATTATGAAATCAAGATAAAAGATTTAGGGCATCATGAAGTAGAGCAGAAAATTCATTGCGAAGGTCCGGTAAAAACACTGGTGATCGCGATGGAATCCAAAGATGTATCCCTGAAAACACTGACTGTTACAGGTAAAGGTGACAAAGGCAGTGAAAAGACAGCTATAAAAACCGTACAGAAAGCCGATATGGTGCTGAATGCCGTATCTGCCAATGCTATTCAGGTATCTCCTGATATCACTATCGCCAACGTGATGCAGCGTGTATCCGGTGTTTCCCTGGAGCGCAGCAACAACGGAGACGGCCATTACGCCATCATCCGCGGCATGGATAAACGTTACCAATATACGCTGATCAACGGTATCAAAATACCCAGTCCGGATAATAAAAACAGGTATGTACCCCTCGACATCTTCCCTGCCGACCTGGTAGACCGCCTGGAAGTATACAAAGCCATTACACCCAATATGGAAGGCGATGCGATCGGTGGCGCCACCAATATGGTTATGAAAGACGCGCCAGCACGTTTTATGTTGAATGCCAACGCTGCTATCGGTTACGCACAAACGCTCTTTAACAACGACTTCACCCGTTTCGATAAAAGCGGCTCTGCCAAAACCTCTCCCCGCTTCCGCAACGGCAACAACTACGAAGCTAACGGACAGGATTTCACCAACAACCCGCTGCATTTTAATACAGGCAAGGCACCTGTTTCAAGTGTTTTCGGTATCAGTGCAGGTGGTCGTAGTAAAAACGGTAAACTGGGCGCTATCGCAGGTATCAGCTATCAAAATACTTATCGTTCCAACCAATCCCTATACCTACAAACTGAAGTAGACAAAACCAACAACAACCCGGCGTTCACTGCTGCCAAAAACAGGCAGTATTCCATCCAGCAACAACGTGCTGGCATGCACGCCAAAGTGGACTATCAATTCAACGATGACCAACAGGTATCGTTGTATGCGGCCTACATGAATCTGGGCCAGAACCTGTTCCGCTTCAGCTCAGACACCAGCCTGGAGCTGGGCCGTACCGTGCCCGGCTCCGGCAGGGTGAGCAACAACTACCGCAGCGAACGTAGTGTACAGGAGATCAGCAACTTCACCCTTCAAGGTGATCACAAACTGGCCTCCCACCTGCATATGAACTGGTCTGCCGTATACTCCAAAGCCAGCGCCAATGTGCCTAACCGTACAGAGTTGAATGTCAACACCGGCGTAACTCCGCAGAAGGACAACAGCCTCAAACAGGAACCCGTACTGCTCGACGCACTTGAAGGTGTTACCCACGAATGGGCCCGTAACTCAGACGAAGACAAAAGCGGTTATCTCAACTTCATCTATTCTCCCAAAATCCTCGGTACCAAAACAGAAATCTCCGTAGGTAGCATGTACCGTCATAAACAACGCCATAGTAACTATGACGAATACACGCTGCGCCCTGACTCTACCACGCAGGCTTTCACCGGTGATATCGACGCACATAAGCTCACCCTTTTCAATAAAATCGGTACATCTGACAATGCTCTTAACTACGACTTCACCGAAAAAGTAATTGCTTATTATGGTCAGGTGAAATTCCAGATAGGACACCTGCAGACACTGGCCGGCGTAAGGGTGGAACATACCAACGCCAGCTGGGAATCCGCTGTAACACCCAATGTGGAAGGCAAAACAGGTAAGGTTAAATACATCGACGTATTACCTGGCATCCACTTTAAATACATGCCCGACAATAAAAGAAATATCCGTCTCTCGTACTACGCTGCTATCAGCCGTCCGGGCTTCTATGAAATGATCCCGCACCATGGCGGAGATCCGGACCAGGACTATACCGAAGTTGGTAACCCTTATCTGAAAAGAGCTACTTCCGATAACTTCGACCTGCGCTATGAATATTTCCCTAAAGCACTGGACCAGCTGCTGGCAGGTGTATTCTACAAACGCATCAAAGATCCGATTGAATCTGCTCTGGTACAAACAGGCCGTAATATCTATCTCATGAGCGGCAACTTCGGTACCGCTACCAACTACGGTTTTGAGCTGGAAGCCACCAAATACATCCGCAAATTTGGTATCCGTTTCAACTATACCTTCACCAATTCCTCCATCACCAGCAACAAAGCGCTGTGGTACCGCGAAGATGATGGTAACATCACTCAACGCACAGTAACACAGCAACGTCCGCTGCAGGGCCAGTCCAAACATATCGGCAATCTCTCTCTGCTGTATAAAGACACCCACTCCGGCTTCGATGCACAGCTGGCTATGGTTTACACCGGCGAACGTATTGATATCGTATCCCAGTATCTCAACAATGACATCTGGCAGAAAGGTTTCGTTCAGCTGGACTTCTCTACAGAAAAAAGAATATGGAAAAACCTGTATGCCTACGCCAAAATCGGCAACCTGCTGAACACACCGTATGAGCTGTTCATCAAGAGCGCCAACACTGAAAAATCTGCTGCCGGCGTACCACAGCAGGAAGTAGGCAAAAACATTTCCGTACGTAAAAACACCTATGGCCAGACTTACCTGCTGGGCCTTCGTTTCAAACTCTAAAACCTACCGATCATGAAATTTTACCACTATATATTCGCAGCCATCTGTACTGGTATCACGCTCAGTTCCTGTCACAAGGAAGCTGATGTATTTGTTTCAAAACCAGTAATAACACCCAGCAAACCCATTACCTCCGACACCTTGTCCGGCAGCATCCAGGGCACGCTGCTGGCCGGCAAAACCTATTATTTTGCTACCGATATTACCATCAATGATGGTGACACGCTGTTCCTCCAGAGCGGTGTAAAACTGATTGCACTGGGAGATGGCAGCAGTCAGCTGAAAAGCCCGCAGATCACTGTCAACGGAAGCCTGATCAGCCTGGGTACCAAAGAAGCCCCCAACTACATCACCGTATCAGATAACATGCGTACCGTTGATAATGCGTTTAAAGGCATCTGGGGCGGTATTCAGTGTACACCTGCCAAAGACAAACAAGGTGGCGACCTCATTCTGAAATGGACGCATGTTGAATTTGCCGGCGGTCCTGCAGCTGCCGGTAACGATATCTACAAAGCCGGCGATCCTCGTTACCTGATTTATTTTGCCAACGTAGATAAAAACTTTATCCTGGAAGACTCCTGGATCAGAGGCAGCAAAGACGATGCTATCCGCACTGATGGCGGCCGTATCAGCATCCTGCGTAATACCTTCGAACTGTGTGGCGAAAAAGGCGGTGAGGCCCTGAATATGAAATCCGGTACCATCGGCGACGTAGCTTACAATGTGGCGATCGGCACCGCTACCAATGCTTTCAAGGTATCCAACTCCGGTGATAAAACCGTACAGGCTAATGTGTATATTTACAACAATACCATGGTGAACTGCGGTTTCCGCCAGACGAAAGAAGGCCGCGGTGGTGGTATCAACTACGAAGCATTTGCAAAAGGCAAAGCTTACAACAACCTCTTCATCAATTGTCGTGTAAGCATGCGCGTAGTAGGTGGAGCCGGCACCGGTGCCGATCTGCCCAACCTCAGCTATGGCAGCAACCTTTACTACGGTAACGCCCCTACGCTGATTAGCCAGTTCAATGCCACCGATGGTGTATCTACTTTTAGTGCTAATGATATCCACGGCGACGTAAAACAAAACAGTCCTGTTTTTTACACTTACGATGTGGACCAGTTTGATTATACCACACTGGGTGGCACTATCAAAACGCCGCCGGTAACCTGGAAACAACAGCCCCTGGCGCTGTTGCAACAAGGCACTTCCAACTTCCGCATCCGGGCCACTTCACCAGCTGCAGGAAAAGGTTTCACCGGGTTTGAACCCTTAAACCGCACCACCGTAAGATCTGAAGCTGCTGCTGATGTGATGAAACCCGGTAAAGACCTGGGAGCCTACCAGCTGGATGGAAGCGGCAACCAGCATTGATATTTTGATATTTTGATATTTTGGGATTTGGGGATTTAAATGATTTCTTTTGTTTATGCTGATGATATATAATAAAACGATTCTTATAGCCTTTATCATGGCCGGATTAACAGCTTGTAAAGGTAAACAGACCAAAACCATTCCGGCACCGGCAGCAGATGCCGTAAAGCCGGTAACCATAACAACCGCCACCCAATACGACAGCGATGATCCGGCTATCTGGATCAATAAGGCTGATAGTTCACAAAGCCTGATCATTGGTACCGATAAAAACACCGATGGCGCCCTGTATGTATATAACCTGGAAGGCAAGATCGTAAAGAAAATCACCGGCCTTAAAAGGCCCAATAATGTGGATATCGCTTATGGGCTGCTGCTCAACAACCAGCCTGTAGACATTGCAGTAACCACTGAGCGGGAAACCAACAAACTCCGTATTTATCGTTTACCTGACATGGAACCGATAGACAACGGCGGCCTCGAAGTATTCATCGGTGAAAAAGAGCGCGGCCCTATGGGCATCAGTTTATACACCCGTCCATCCGACAAGGCTATATTTGCGATCGTAAGCCGCAAATCAGGTCCTGCACAGGGTTACCTGTGGCAGTATCAGTTGACCGATAATGGCAAAGGACAGGTAACGGGAACGATAGTACGTAAATTTGGCATCTACAGCGGTAAAAAAGAAATCGAAAGTGTGGCGGTAGACAATGAGCTGGGTTATGTTTATTATTCTGATGAGCAGACGGGCGTACGTCGCTATTATGCTGATCCGGCCAAAGGAGACAGCGAGCTGGCATTGTTTGGACAGGGTGATTTTAAAGCAGACAATGAGGGCATCAGTATTTACAAAACCAGTGACAGCACGGGCTACATTCTGGTATCTGATCAGGATGCCAACAGTTTTAATGTATATCGCAGAGAAGCTGCCCATCCGGTGCTGTTGTCGAGGATACCAGTTTCTGCTATCAACAGCGATGGATCTGATATTGTGAATGTGAATCTGGGCCCGCAATATCCACAAGGGATTTTTGTAGTGATGAGCACCGACAAGACCTTCCATTATTATGACTGGCGCGATATTGCAGCCAGGATCAAAGAGAAGCCGTAAGTGGCTGTCCTGAAAACAATTAATCGTACTGAAAAATCCCGGTTGCATATTGTAACCGGGATTTTTCTTTTGCTTATCATGTCAGGAGAATTCCAACAGCTTTATGTTAATATTGGTAAGTTTGTTGTTCACCTAAACCATTTATGGAAACCCAACTCATCTTTCCTGCCTATACTTTTCACTGTAGAAAACCAGTCAATTTCAGAGAAGAAGACGATCACCTTTTAAAGTATCTCACACTACGCCTATAGAGGAGACAATACGTTTCAGTCTGAAGAATGCCAGTGTATTAAGGAACACGTTCTTTCACAATGGTAAATTTTACTTTGCTCATTCGCATGTACAGCCGGTTTCCCGGAAAGCACGTTTCAAAAAAATGAAATTGTTTATCAAGCCATTCCGTAAAATCGAAAAAGGATTATGGATTATTAATGAATGGAGTTTTGAATACTTTCACTGGCTTGCGGATGCATTACCACGACTGCTTGCAGCCGGCGATTATCAGCAATATGGACCGGTACTGCTCCCGGAATATTATGCCACCAGGCCATATGTAGTGGAAAGCCTGCAACGACTGAATGTACCCGTATTATTTTTCAATCCACGCAAACGGCTGCTGGTTAAAGAGCTGACGGTTGTTAGTCCTACAGCGTCTACAGGTAATTTTAACGAACCTGCTATTCTACCGGTACGTGAACGTTTAATGGTACACGGAAAACAGGCTGTAAGGAAAATATACATCAGCAGGCAGAAAGCCGCTAAGAGGAGGATAACGAACGAGGAAGAAGTGATCGCTATTTTCAGGGAAGCAGGATTTGAAATACATTATTTTGAAGACTATCCTTTTACCAGACAGCTGGAGATAATGGGAGAAACCCGTGTACTGGCAGGACTTCATGGTGCGGGTCTTACGAATATGTTATTCATGCCTCCGGGAGGAAGTATACTGGAGCTTAGAAATGTCGGAGACACGCATTCCAACAGCTTTTATTCACAGGCAGCCGCCATGAGGCACAGCTATTATTATCTTCTCTGTCAGGGATCTTCAGCTGATACACATAATACTGATTTTCTCGTGGATACAGCGCAACTGAAAGCGGCACTGGCGGATATGAATAACGCTGAAATAAAATCTCTCTAAACTAATTGTGCTATCCGGCACTAAAATAAAACGAGGGTGTATCGGTTGATACACCCTCGTCTATTTATGAAGAAAAACTTCTGATTTATTTTTCGGAAGTAAAACCTGCGCCGATGAACTCTCTGTTCAGGCGGGCGATGTTGGTCAGGGAGATTTCTTTCGGGCATTCTGCTTCGCAGGCGCCGGTGTTGGTACAGCTACCGAAACCTTCCTTGTCCATCTGTGCCACCATGTTGAGCGCACGTGTTTTTCTTTCAGGATGGCCTTGTGGTAACAGTGCCAGCTGGGAAACTTTAGCAGACACGAAGAGCATCGCAGAAGAGTTTTTACAAGCTGCTACGCAGGCACCGCAACCGATACAGGCTGCAGCAGCGAAGGCGAGGTCAGCATTGTGTTTATCTACAGGGATGCAGTTGGCGTCCTGGGCGTTGCCGGTGTTAACGGAGACATAACCACCTGCTTCGATGATACGATCGAAAGCAGATCTGTCTACTGTCAGGTCTTTCAGTACCGGGAAAGCGCCTGCTCTCCAGGGTTCAACGGTGACAGTATCACCGTCTTTGAAAGCACGCATGTGCAGCTGGCAGGTAGTGGTACCTTCCCATGGACCGTGTGCACGGCCGTTAATATGCATAGAGCACATACCACAGATACCTTCACGGCAATCGTGGTCGAATGCGATAGGCTCTTTGCCTTCATTGATCAGATCTTCATTTACCACATCGAACATCTCCAGGAATGACATTTCAGAAGAAATGTTTTTTGCCTGAACAGTTTCAAATCTACCCTGATCGTTTTTGTTTTTCTGCCTCCACACTTTTAATGTGAGGTTCATGTTATAATGTTCCATATTCCCTGGACAATTATTTGATTTATAATCCTGGTTAACCGTTATACAATCAACCAATAACCATTATTTGTAGCTACGTTGAGTAGGTTTCACTTCTTCGAATGTCAGTGCTTCCTTGTGCAGTTCATACTGGCCATTGCCTTTGTATTCCCATGCAGCCACATAGCTGAAGTTTTCATCATCACGTTGTGCTTCACCGTCCGGTGTCTGAGATTCTTCGCGGAAGTGACCACCACAGGATTCGCGGCGTTGCAGGGCGTCGATACACATCAGTTCACCCAGTTCGAGGAAGTCGGCTACACGGCCTGCTTTTTCCAGCTCAGGGTTGAATTCACTTGCATCGCCTGGTATGCGTACCTCTTTCCAGAATTCAGCGCGGAGCGCTTTGATTTCTTCGATGGCTTCTTTCAGACCTTGCTCGTTACGTGCCATACCGCACTTGTCCCACATGATCTTACCGAGTTTTTTATGGAAATGATCAACAGATTTGGAGCCTTTGATAGACATCAGTTTGCTGATAGTTTCCTTCACGCTTTTTTCGGCTTCTACGAAGGCAGGGTGATCGGTAGGGATGGCTTTGGTACGGATTTCGTCTGCGAGGTAGTTACCCAGTGTATAAGGGATTACGAAGTAACCGTCTGCCAGGCCCTGCATCAGCGCGGAGGCACCGAGGCGGTTAGCACCGTGGTCGGAGAAGTTGGCTTCACCGAGGGAGTACAGACCGGGAACAGTTGTTTGCAGTTCGTAATCTACCCACAGGCCGCCCATGGTATAGTGTACGGCAGGGTAGATACGCATTGGTTGTTCGTATGGGTTTTCGCCGGTGATTTTAGCGTACATATCGAACAGGTTACCATATTTTTCTGCTACTACTTCCTTACCGAGTTTAATAACTTCTGCTTTGGAAACGTTGGACAGCTGGCGTTTACCCACTTCTGTGTTACCATAACGTTCGATCGCAGCGGCGAAGTCGAGGAATACCGCCTGTTTGGAGGTACCTACGCCATAGCCGGCATCGCATCTTTCCTTGGCTGCGCGGGAAGCCACGTCACGGGGAACGAGGTTACCGAAGGCAGGATATCTTCTTTCCAGATAATAATCCCTTTCATCTTCAGGGATATCGCTGGCTTTGCGGGTATCGTTTTGTTTTTTGGGCACCCAGATACGGCCGTCGTTACGCAGTGATTCTGACATGAGGGTCAGTTTGGACTGGTGATCGCCGGATACGGGGATACAGGTAGGGTGGATCTGTGTGAAGCAGGGGTTGGCGAAGTAAGCACCGTTTTTAGTGGCTTTCCAGGCTGCAGTCACGTTAGAGCCCATAGCGTTGGTAGAGAGGAAAAACACGTTACCATAACCGCCGCTGCAGATCAGCACGGCATGGCCGAAGTGGCGTTCCAGTTCACCGGTCACGAGGTCACGGGCGATGATACCGCGTGCTTTACCATCGATTTTCACGATTTCAAGCATTTCGTGGCGGGAGTACATTTTCACGTTGCCGAGTGCTACCTGGCGTTCCAGGGCGGAGTAGGCACCGAGGAGGAGCTGCTGACCAGTCTGGCCGGCGGCATAGAAAGTACGTTGTACCTGTGTACCACCGAAAGAGCGGTTACTTAACAGGCCACCATATTCACGGGCGAAAGGTACACCTTGCGCCACGCATTGGTCTATAATATTGCCACTTACCTCTGCCAGGCGATGCACGTTAGCTTCGCGGGCGCGGTAGTCGCCACCTTTTACAGTATCATAGAACAAACGGAAAACGGAGTCACCGTCGTTCTGGTAGTTTTTGGCCGCATTGATACCACCCTGGGCAGCAATACTGTGCGCACGGCGCGGACTATCCTGAAAGCAGAATGCTTTAACCTTATACCCTAACTCACCCAATGAAGCCGCTGCTGAAGCGCCGGCCAAACCAGTACCAATCACGATTACTTCGAGGCTGCGCTTATTGGCAGGGTTCACCAGCTTACAATGTCCTTTATAGTCTTCCCATTTACTGTTTAATGGTCCGGCAGGAATTTTTGCGTTCAACATATATCCTTACTTTACAGAATTATTTGAAATAGATTACAATCGGGATCAGAGCAAAACCAAGCGGGATGAGGATACCGAAGATCCATACCCCTACAAAGCTGATCAAACCGTTGTATTTTTTGTGATTTAAACCGAAGGTCTGGAAAGCGCTTTTGAAACCGTGGATCAGGTGGAAAGACAGCCCTATCATACCGATAACGTACAATACAACCAGCAAGCCGTTTTTGAAGGTTTCATAAGTCAGCGCATACAGGTCTTTCAACGGTTCTTCCACACCGGGATAGGTATGGGTAGGCATGTTGGTATAGTG belongs to Chitinophaga sp. HK235 and includes:
- a CDS encoding Gfo/Idh/MocA family protein — translated: MSDQSRRKFIKHISSTAALLGVGQLAALAKEREQVTLLQPDNHYSANDKIRIACVGMGIMGFGDVDTALKVPGVELVAAADLYSGHLTRVKEVYGPNVYTTRDYRELLHRKDIDAIIVATPDHWHDTISIAAMEAGKAVYCEKPMVQQIEEGHKVIATQQRTKAVFQVGSQRVSSVMLAEARKRYQAGEIGQLNIVEARMDRHSALGAWQYSIPTDASPATVDFDTFLKDTAKVPFDAKRFFRWRNYQAYGTGIPGDLFVHLISGLHFITGSLGPTSIYASGNLVQWKDGRDVPDVVVAIFDYPETKEHPAFQMTLRVNFADGSGGGEYTRLIGTDGVMELGWNDFKIKKHKLPEAPGYGGWDTFRTFPEAQQAQFVKNYNTQYGSERGNAVETSSSFAAPAGYDDRLDHFKNFFESMRTGKTVVEDATFGLRAAGPALVTNQSYFSKKLLRWDPLKMRVVS
- a CDS encoding TonB-dependent receptor, producing the protein MKTFLPLFIFIMLGIGAIAQTTTGVKGNVTDKQTGQPLTGASVKLKNEHYSATSTTGLDGSFIFRNVPAGDYEIKIKDLGHHEVEQKIHCEGPVKTLVIAMESKDVSLKTLTVTGKGDKGSEKTAIKTVQKADMVLNAVSANAIQVSPDITIANVMQRVSGVSLERSNNGDGHYAIIRGMDKRYQYTLINGIKIPSPDNKNRYVPLDIFPADLVDRLEVYKAITPNMEGDAIGGATNMVMKDAPARFMLNANAAIGYAQTLFNNDFTRFDKSGSAKTSPRFRNGNNYEANGQDFTNNPLHFNTGKAPVSSVFGISAGGRSKNGKLGAIAGISYQNTYRSNQSLYLQTEVDKTNNNPAFTAAKNRQYSIQQQRAGMHAKVDYQFNDDQQVSLYAAYMNLGQNLFRFSSDTSLELGRTVPGSGRVSNNYRSERSVQEISNFTLQGDHKLASHLHMNWSAVYSKASANVPNRTELNVNTGVTPQKDNSLKQEPVLLDALEGVTHEWARNSDEDKSGYLNFIYSPKILGTKTEISVGSMYRHKQRHSNYDEYTLRPDSTTQAFTGDIDAHKLTLFNKIGTSDNALNYDFTEKVIAYYGQVKFQIGHLQTLAGVRVEHTNASWESAVTPNVEGKTGKVKYIDVLPGIHFKYMPDNKRNIRLSYYAAISRPGFYEMIPHHGGDPDQDYTEVGNPYLKRATSDNFDLRYEYFPKALDQLLAGVFYKRIKDPIESALVQTGRNIYLMSGNFGTATNYGFELEATKYIRKFGIRFNYTFTNSSITSNKALWYREDDGNITQRTVTQQRPLQGQSKHIGNLSLLYKDTHSGFDAQLAMVYTGERIDIVSQYLNNDIWQKGFVQLDFSTEKRIWKNLYAYAKIGNLLNTPYELFIKSANTEKSAAGVPQQEVGKNISVRKNTYGQTYLLGLRFKL
- a CDS encoding phytase — translated: MAGLTACKGKQTKTIPAPAADAVKPVTITTATQYDSDDPAIWINKADSSQSLIIGTDKNTDGALYVYNLEGKIVKKITGLKRPNNVDIAYGLLLNNQPVDIAVTTERETNKLRIYRLPDMEPIDNGGLEVFIGEKERGPMGISLYTRPSDKAIFAIVSRKSGPAQGYLWQYQLTDNGKGQVTGTIVRKFGIYSGKKEIESVAVDNELGYVYYSDEQTGVRRYYADPAKGDSELALFGQGDFKADNEGISIYKTSDSTGYILVSDQDANSFNVYRREAAHPVLLSRIPVSAINSDGSDIVNVNLGPQYPQGIFVVMSTDKTFHYYDWRDIAARIKEKP
- a CDS encoding DUF563 domain-containing protein encodes the protein MKLFIKPFRKIEKGLWIINEWSFEYFHWLADALPRLLAAGDYQQYGPVLLPEYYATRPYVVESLQRLNVPVLFFNPRKRLLVKELTVVSPTASTGNFNEPAILPVRERLMVHGKQAVRKIYISRQKAAKRRITNEEEVIAIFREAGFEIHYFEDYPFTRQLEIMGETRVLAGLHGAGLTNMLFMPPGGSILELRNVGDTHSNSFYSQAAAMRHSYYYLLCQGSSADTHNTDFLVDTAQLKAALADMNNAEIKSL
- a CDS encoding succinate dehydrogenase/fumarate reductase iron-sulfur subunit codes for the protein MEHYNMNLTLKVWRQKNKNDQGRFETVQAKNISSEMSFLEMFDVVNEDLINEGKEPIAFDHDCREGICGMCSMHINGRAHGPWEGTTTCQLHMRAFKDGDTVTVEPWRAGAFPVLKDLTVDRSAFDRIIEAGGYVSVNTGNAQDANCIPVDKHNADLAFAAAACIGCGACVAACKNSSAMLFVSAKVSQLALLPQGHPERKTRALNMVAQMDKEGFGSCTNTGACEAECPKEISLTNIARLNREFIGAGFTSEK
- a CDS encoding fumarate reductase/succinate dehydrogenase flavoprotein subunit, producing MLNAKIPAGPLNSKWEDYKGHCKLVNPANKRSLEVIVIGTGLAGASAAASLGELGYKVKAFCFQDSPRRAHSIAAQGGINAAKNYQNDGDSVFRLFYDTVKGGDYRAREANVHRLAEVSGNIIDQCVAQGVPFAREYGGLLSNRSFGGTQVQRTFYAAGQTGQQLLLGAYSALERQVALGNVKMYSRHEMLEIVKIDGKARGIIARDLVTGELERHFGHAVLICSGGYGNVFFLSTNAMGSNVTAAWKATKNGAYFANPCFTQIHPTCIPVSGDHQSKLTLMSESLRNDGRIWVPKKQNDTRKASDIPEDERDYYLERRYPAFGNLVPRDVASRAAKERCDAGYGVGTSKQAVFLDFAAAIERYGNTEVGKRQLSNVSKAEVIKLGKEVVAEKYGNLFDMYAKITGENPYEQPMRIYPAVHYTMGGLWVDYELQTTVPGLYSLGEANFSDHGANRLGASALMQGLADGYFVIPYTLGNYLADEIRTKAIPTDHPAFVEAEKSVKETISKLMSIKGSKSVDHFHKKLGKIMWDKCGMARNEQGLKEAIEEIKALRAEFWKEVRIPGDASEFNPELEKAGRVADFLELGELMCIDALQRRESCGGHFREESQTPDGEAQRDDENFSYVAAWEYKGNGQYELHKEALTFEEVKPTQRSYK